Proteins from a genomic interval of Shewanella seohaensis:
- a CDS encoding zinc-dependent metalloprotease gives MKPHSLALAILLLGLPALSVAADLPSTKVVKQSQAAKGFLNLYYEPSEGELYLEVSRLNQPFLLVTSLPEGVGSNDIGLDRGQLGQTRMVQFERQGPYIQLKQLNTQYRANTQDAAEKRAVDEAFADSVLWQGKLLDGKPDMVAISELVLNDLHGVADALLHRGQGNYRLDLTRSAILPAGVKSFEKNSDVDVQLTFKADAAGEQVAKVTPDGTLMSVRMRYSFVELPDEGYQPRAYHPMSGYLSDEYRDYATPFSAPLVQRFILRHRLQKVNPGPAPSEVVKPITYYLDPGVPEPIRSALLDGARWWETAFTQAGFINGFKVELLPPDADPQDIRYNMIQWVHRATRGWSYGAALTDPRTGEIIKGQVTLGSLRVRQDYLIAKGLTAGWRDRSAAEQAANDLALARIRQLAAHEVGHTLGLDHNFAASTNQDASVMDYPHPKIMLKGNDIDISAPYGVGVGPWDNFAIAYGYSDEGDATAQQALQNQLLAEVARKGLRYIGEADSRQADASQAYASLWDSGDDPIAQLLDLNRIRAKAIEGFSSTALLPGEPLGELADAFVPIYLLNRYQIDAVTKFIGGTDYNYLSIGEGSRWSYIAPQLQMSALDALLSTLDAASLTVPQTLLDTLVPKAGNYQATRESFESGLGVVSDPLGMAEVLARHTVGQLLMPQRLNRVSQGAMADNEQLSVETLLNKLFAATLYQEDKLALIEGVWMRVNAVVIDELLSAYHNPQTSAEVKAAIYERAQFVIKQLKAKANRANAKVASHYTWLQQGLSTGLTDANSKLIPKPLRLPPGSPI, from the coding sequence ATGAAACCCCATAGCCTAGCCCTCGCCATCCTACTCTTAGGTTTACCCGCGCTGAGTGTCGCCGCGGATCTGCCGAGCACTAAAGTCGTTAAGCAGAGCCAAGCCGCTAAGGGATTTCTTAATCTTTACTATGAGCCAAGCGAGGGGGAGTTATACCTCGAGGTGAGCCGTTTAAATCAGCCTTTTTTATTGGTGACTAGCTTGCCTGAAGGGGTCGGTTCTAACGATATCGGTCTCGACCGTGGTCAATTAGGTCAAACCCGCATGGTGCAGTTTGAGCGCCAAGGTCCCTACATCCAACTTAAGCAACTAAATACCCAATATCGCGCTAATACCCAAGACGCCGCCGAAAAGCGCGCCGTGGATGAGGCCTTTGCCGATTCGGTATTGTGGCAGGGTAAGTTACTCGATGGTAAGCCAGATATGGTGGCGATCAGCGAGTTGGTACTCAACGATCTGCACGGGGTCGCGGATGCTCTCCTGCATCGCGGGCAGGGGAATTATCGCCTCGATTTAACCCGCTCGGCGATTTTACCCGCCGGGGTGAAATCCTTTGAAAAGAATAGTGATGTGGATGTGCAGCTTACCTTTAAAGCCGATGCGGCGGGTGAGCAAGTGGCTAAGGTCACGCCCGATGGCACCTTAATGTCGGTGCGGATGCGCTACTCCTTTGTCGAGTTGCCCGATGAGGGTTATCAACCCCGCGCCTATCATCCTATGAGCGGCTATTTATCCGATGAGTATCGCGACTATGCCACGCCGTTTTCGGCGCCATTGGTGCAGCGGTTTATTTTGCGCCACCGCCTGCAAAAGGTGAATCCTGGCCCGGCACCGAGCGAAGTTGTCAAGCCCATCACCTATTACCTCGACCCAGGTGTGCCTGAGCCTATCCGCTCGGCGCTACTTGATGGTGCTCGCTGGTGGGAAACGGCCTTCACCCAAGCGGGATTTATCAACGGCTTCAAGGTTGAACTCTTGCCGCCCGATGCCGATCCGCAAGATATTCGCTACAACATGATCCAGTGGGTACACCGCGCCACGCGCGGATGGTCCTACGGCGCGGCGCTAACCGATCCGCGTACCGGCGAAATCATCAAAGGCCAAGTGACCTTAGGTAGCTTGCGGGTGCGTCAAGATTACTTGATTGCCAAAGGTTTAACTGCGGGCTGGCGTGATAGAAGCGCCGCCGAGCAAGCGGCTAATGACTTAGCCTTAGCGCGTATTCGCCAACTCGCCGCCCATGAGGTCGGCCATACCTTAGGTTTAGATCATAACTTTGCCGCCTCGACCAATCAGGATGCCTCAGTGATGGATTATCCCCATCCTAAGATCATGCTGAAAGGCAATGACATTGATATATCAGCACCTTATGGCGTTGGTGTCGGGCCATGGGATAACTTTGCTATCGCTTACGGCTATAGCGATGAAGGCGATGCCACGGCGCAGCAGGCGCTGCAAAATCAGTTACTGGCCGAAGTGGCTCGAAAAGGGCTGCGCTATATTGGCGAAGCCGATTCACGCCAAGCGGATGCCAGCCAAGCCTATGCGAGTTTATGGGATAGCGGTGACGACCCTATCGCGCAGCTGCTGGATTTGAATCGTATTCGCGCTAAGGCGATCGAAGGTTTTAGCAGCACGGCCCTGTTGCCGGGCGAGCCACTGGGTGAGTTAGCCGATGCCTTTGTGCCAATCTATTTGCTTAACCGTTATCAAATCGATGCGGTCACTAAGTTTATTGGCGGCACTGACTACAACTATCTGTCTATCGGTGAGGGTAGTCGCTGGAGCTACATAGCGCCTCAGTTACAAATGTCGGCCCTCGATGCGCTGCTCAGCACCTTAGATGCGGCCAGTTTAACGGTTCCGCAAACCTTACTCGATACGCTGGTGCCTAAAGCGGGCAATTATCAAGCGACGCGGGAGTCCTTCGAGTCAGGGCTTGGGGTGGTGAGCGATCCCCTCGGTATGGCGGAAGTGTTAGCGCGCCATACTGTGGGTCAGTTATTGATGCCGCAGCGCTTAAATCGTGTCAGCCAAGGGGCGATGGCGGATAATGAACAGCTCTCGGTTGAAACCTTACTCAACAAGCTGTTTGCCGCGACCCTTTATCAAGAAGATAAGCTCGCTCTGATTGAAGGTGTGTGGATGCGGGTAAATGCGGTGGTGATTGATGAACTCTTGTCTGCGTATCACAATCCGCAAACCTCAGCAGAGGTGAAGGCGGCAATTTACGAACGCGCCCAATTCGTGATTAAACAGCTCAAAGCCAAAGCGAATCGGGCGAATGCTAAGGTGGCCTCCCACTACACTTGGTTGCAACAGGGGCTGAGTACAGGACTCACGGATGCCAACAGCAAACTCATTCCAAAACCCTTGAGATTGCCGCCAGGTTCACCTATCTAA
- a CDS encoding response regulator, whose protein sequence is MKSSEPDLQLKSPIQKNYNRAVFYTYIGVIVLSLLTAWMFFDRQKTQQMEQREEQVERHVLQIDLLLESSIRAVKSLRDVAVDHLRLGELVRKERLPQYGKFNESGQYFTLEPNYAKGGKPFTNMGRITGAGSLDGRSDKFYQELEMLFELSLSFPVAKEAAPKASAIYYLSRQRMMSYFPWTNGDQRFRDELLNKKQFQYATPAMNPQRSVFWSEAYVDSTGKGLLTTLGVPVYLDDEFMGSINLDMTLASLARQIRVYFKMPGTVILLDQQNNILSHSDFDGSDINRVYHISQRIPSELHSLPESELFDAHEGIIRNGYYIHSVALHNAPWRLLYLQNEDDLFQDSVEKLQLTFILVVIALSVLVTIVHWQTRRSFVSPASRLLSHLEGCSQEPRKPPEKITPGWEPWFLLVSRIFEENKQYTHHLAEQNKRLDKLVARRTERLKDATERREREYALLRSLLDSIPEAIVFKDKEGNYLGCNKAAERMLGYTESEMIGLSSEDLTSPEMGIRIRAEDEQILKDRTPLRYQEKVELAGKPVLLDTLKLPFYNRRGELQGLIAVWRDVTREYESAEQLRLSEERYHLAMDAVEDGLWDWYLDSEHIICNPSYYSMLGYKPNEFPALLSAIDQLTHPDDRIRVEEYRNQYLQNPVDAYEIEFRILGKNGSYHWVLSRGRVVEFTADGQPKRMVGTHKDITRHKSNEVALLEAKQDAELANLYKSEFLANMSHEIRTPMNAIIGMLQLAQRTSLTAQQKDYLEKAGFSAQSLLRIINDILDFSKIEAGKLELERVPFPLDKVLDHALDLNALKAQEQGVELLLYAPVTAGLILKGDPLRLGQVLINLLSNAVKFTQSGEIELGCEDVGERDHRITLKFWVRDTGIGISKDQQEKLFDAFAQADGSTTRKYGGTGLGLSISKHLVSMMGGKMQVQSELGVGSTFSFTISFEIAEEAKVEPLVVPEKLNNLRTLVVDDNPTALQIYSALMRDFHFEVDTAASGAEALYKLSRDPIDLLLLDWMMPEMDGGDVISAIDTMVAEGRIAKRPIIIMMTAYAAEPLQHEVDSANVFAVLQKPFKASSLFDEIIAAFADEPRLNVVQPIDEVPVEEGEHTGLVLLVEDNFINQQVATELLKSAGYEVVVAGNGQIALDIIDSRPFDAVLMDIQMPVMDGLTAARALRERFSADVLPIIAMTAHAMSGDREKSLAAGMNAHITKPIVLTELFETLSHWIKHKNNHH, encoded by the coding sequence ATGAAATCGAGTGAGCCGGATCTCCAATTAAAATCGCCGATCCAAAAGAACTATAACCGCGCCGTTTTTTATACCTATATCGGCGTGATTGTCCTGTCGTTGCTGACGGCATGGATGTTTTTCGATCGCCAGAAAACCCAGCAGATGGAGCAGCGCGAAGAACAGGTCGAGCGCCACGTATTGCAAATCGACTTGCTGTTGGAATCGAGCATCCGTGCGGTGAAGAGTCTGCGGGATGTGGCCGTGGATCACCTGCGCTTAGGTGAGTTAGTGCGTAAAGAGCGTTTACCGCAATACGGCAAATTTAACGAAAGTGGTCAGTATTTTACCTTAGAGCCTAACTACGCCAAGGGCGGCAAACCCTTTACCAACATGGGGCGGATTACAGGTGCAGGCTCCCTCGATGGCCGCAGCGATAAGTTCTACCAAGAGCTGGAAATGCTGTTCGAGTTGTCACTGTCTTTCCCCGTCGCCAAAGAAGCGGCACCTAAAGCCTCGGCGATTTATTATTTATCGCGCCAGCGGATGATGTCCTACTTCCCTTGGACCAACGGCGACCAGCGTTTTAGGGACGAGCTGCTCAATAAGAAACAATTCCAATACGCTACCCCGGCGATGAACCCGCAGCGCAGTGTGTTTTGGAGTGAGGCCTATGTCGATTCGACGGGTAAAGGCTTACTGACCACCTTAGGCGTGCCCGTTTATCTCGATGATGAGTTTATGGGCTCGATCAACCTCGATATGACCTTGGCCTCATTGGCGCGGCAAATTCGGGTGTACTTCAAGATGCCGGGGACTGTGATCCTGCTCGATCAGCAGAACAATATTTTGTCCCACAGCGACTTCGATGGCTCAGATATCAATCGGGTATATCACATCAGTCAGCGCATTCCATCGGAGCTGCATTCGCTACCCGAGTCCGAATTATTCGATGCCCACGAAGGCATTATTCGCAACGGTTACTATATTCACTCGGTCGCGCTGCATAACGCGCCGTGGCGCTTGTTGTATCTGCAAAATGAAGACGACCTGTTCCAAGACTCGGTCGAAAAACTGCAGCTGACCTTTATCCTCGTTGTCATTGCCCTGTCGGTGCTGGTAACCATAGTGCACTGGCAAACGCGCCGCTCCTTCGTGAGCCCCGCATCGCGCCTGTTGTCGCACTTAGAGGGCTGTTCCCAAGAGCCGCGTAAACCGCCGGAAAAAATCACTCCGGGGTGGGAACCTTGGTTCCTGCTGGTGAGCCGCATCTTTGAGGAAAACAAGCAATACACCCATCATTTGGCCGAGCAGAATAAGCGACTCGACAAACTGGTCGCGCGCCGCACCGAGCGGTTAAAAGATGCGACCGAGCGGCGCGAGCGGGAATATGCGTTGTTGCGCTCCTTACTCGACTCCATCCCTGAAGCCATTGTCTTTAAAGATAAAGAAGGCAATTACCTCGGCTGTAACAAAGCCGCCGAGCGGATGCTGGGTTACACCGAAAGCGAGATGATTGGTCTGTCGTCAGAGGATTTAACCTCACCGGAGATGGGCATTCGTATTCGCGCCGAGGATGAGCAGATCTTAAAAGATCGCACGCCACTGCGTTATCAAGAGAAGGTTGAGTTAGCGGGCAAGCCTGTGTTGCTCGATACTCTGAAACTGCCTTTCTATAACCGCCGTGGCGAGCTACAAGGCTTGATTGCCGTGTGGCGCGATGTGACGCGTGAGTACGAGTCCGCCGAGCAGTTACGCCTGTCGGAGGAGCGTTACCATTTAGCGATGGACGCGGTAGAAGATGGTCTGTGGGACTGGTATCTGGATTCGGAGCATATTATTTGTAACCCATCCTATTATTCGATGCTGGGCTATAAACCCAATGAATTCCCTGCGTTATTGTCGGCTATCGACCAGCTGACGCACCCCGATGATAGAATTCGGGTCGAAGAATATCGTAATCAGTATCTGCAAAATCCCGTCGATGCCTATGAGATCGAGTTTAGGATTTTAGGCAAAAACGGCAGCTATCACTGGGTGCTTTCCCGCGGCCGGGTGGTGGAATTTACCGCCGATGGTCAGCCTAAGCGTATGGTCGGTACCCACAAGGACATCACACGCCATAAGAGTAACGAAGTGGCACTGCTGGAGGCGAAGCAGGACGCAGAACTGGCGAACCTCTATAAGAGTGAGTTCTTGGCCAACATGAGCCACGAAATCCGCACGCCAATGAACGCCATTATCGGCATGTTGCAGTTAGCGCAGCGCACCTCGCTGACGGCGCAGCAGAAGGATTACCTCGAAAAGGCCGGGTTCTCGGCGCAGTCGTTGCTGCGGATTATTAACGATATTCTCGACTTCTCTAAGATTGAGGCGGGTAAATTAGAGCTGGAGCGGGTGCCGTTCCCGCTGGATAAAGTGCTCGACCATGCCCTCGATCTCAATGCGCTCAAGGCGCAGGAGCAAGGCGTCGAGTTATTACTGTATGCGCCAGTCACGGCAGGCCTCATTCTTAAGGGCGATCCGCTGCGCTTAGGCCAAGTGCTGATTAACCTGTTATCGAACGCGGTGAAGTTTACCCAATCCGGTGAGATTGAACTGGGCTGCGAAGATGTGGGCGAGCGCGACCATCGAATTACCTTAAAATTCTGGGTACGGGATACGGGTATTGGGATTAGTAAAGATCAGCAGGAAAAACTGTTCGATGCCTTTGCTCAGGCCGATGGTTCGACGACCCGTAAGTACGGTGGCACGGGATTAGGTTTATCGATCAGTAAGCATTTGGTCTCCATGATGGGCGGCAAGATGCAGGTGCAGAGTGAGTTAGGCGTTGGCAGTACCTTCAGCTTTACCATCAGCTTTGAGATTGCCGAAGAGGCCAAGGTTGAGCCCTTAGTGGTGCCTGAAAAACTCAATAATTTACGCACACTTGTAGTGGATGATAACCCGACGGCGCTGCAAATTTATTCGGCGTTGATGCGCGATTTCCACTTCGAGGTGGATACGGCCGCGAGCGGCGCCGAGGCGCTGTATAAGTTGTCGCGGGATCCTATCGATTTATTGTTGCTCGATTGGATGATGCCAGAGATGGATGGTGGCGATGTGATCAGCGCCATCGATACCATGGTGGCCGAAGGCCGCATCGCAAAACGGCCCATTATCATCATGATGACCGCCTATGCGGCAGAACCTTTACAGCACGAAGTCGACAGTGCCAATGTGTTTGCCGTGTTGCAAAAACCCTTTAAGGCATCGAGTCTGTTCGATGAGATCATCGCCGCCTTTGCCGATGAGCCAAGGCTTAATGTGGTGCAGCCTATTGATGAAGTGCCGGTAGAAGAGGGCGAACACACAGGGCTTGTGCTCTTGGTGGAAGATAACTTTATCAACCAACAGGTGGCGACTGAGCTACTAAAGAGCGCAGGATACGAAGTCGTTGTTGCTGGGAATGGCCAAATTGCCCTCGATATTATCGACTCACGCCCCTTCGATGCGGTATTAATGGATATTCAAATGCCAGTAATGGACGGGTTAACCGCGGCGCGGGCACTGCGTGAACGCTTCAGTGCCGACGTGCTGCCTATTATCGCCATGACGGCCCATGCGATGTCGGGCGATCGGGAAAAGAGTCTCGCCGCTGGGATGAATGCCCATATTACTAAGCCGATAGTGTTAACTGAACTGTTTGAAACCTTATCGCATTGGATAAAACACAAGAATAATCATCATTAA
- the rraB gene encoding ribonuclease E inhibitor RraB codes for MSIESQLKAQLAENRDIVQALLDDGSEPDAEYTIEHHFSSSNFDRLEKAAVDAFKLGFEVNDAEEMELEDGSVIFCFDAIAYHKLEVALLDKATEQLLQLAAKQKVDYDGWGTYFVGDDIDDEEGDDEEDDGFPH; via the coding sequence ATGTCTATTGAAAGTCAATTAAAAGCCCAACTTGCCGAGAATCGTGACATAGTGCAAGCCCTGCTTGACGATGGCTCAGAGCCAGATGCGGAATACACCATTGAGCACCATTTCTCATCTAGCAACTTCGACCGCTTAGAAAAAGCCGCCGTTGATGCATTCAAACTCGGTTTTGAAGTCAACGACGCCGAAGAGATGGAGCTGGAAGATGGCTCAGTGATTTTCTGTTTTGATGCTATCGCTTACCACAAGCTGGAAGTGGCTTTACTGGATAAAGCGACCGAGCAGTTACTGCAACTCGCGGCTAAGCAGAAAGTGGATTACGACGGTTGGGGCACTTACTTCGTTGGTGACGATATCGACGATGAAGAAGGTGACGACGAAGAAGATGACGGTTTCCCGCACTAA
- a CDS encoding crotonase/enoyl-CoA hydratase family protein, with the protein MSEPCVQVTIENGIAYVQLNRPEKYNAINYLMFSELDRAIKRIKSNSRIRLVILSGAGGHFSSGLDVKSVMSAPMQAFKLLFKWLPGNANLAQRVSLGWQGLPVPVIAVLEGCCYGGGMQIALGADFRIASPDSKLSIMEAKWGLVPDMAGLVALRQIMPKDQAMLLSLTAKVLSGEEASRLGLVTQLSDHPMLSAQQLAQELLNTSPDAAAAIKLSINRSWTASIRALLCRESWSQVRLLLGKNRAIAATRQLKDPNKAYQDRQSGW; encoded by the coding sequence ATGAGTGAGCCTTGTGTGCAAGTAACGATTGAGAATGGCATTGCATATGTCCAGCTCAATCGACCAGAAAAATATAATGCAATTAATTATTTAATGTTTAGCGAGTTGGACAGAGCGATCAAACGTATTAAATCAAATTCGCGGATTCGACTGGTTATTTTATCTGGAGCTGGAGGCCATTTTAGCTCGGGGCTGGACGTAAAGAGCGTGATGTCGGCACCGATGCAAGCATTCAAATTGCTGTTTAAATGGCTGCCTGGCAATGCCAACTTAGCGCAGAGAGTCTCCCTTGGTTGGCAAGGTTTACCCGTGCCTGTCATCGCGGTGTTAGAAGGCTGCTGCTATGGCGGTGGCATGCAAATCGCCTTAGGTGCTGATTTTAGAATAGCGAGCCCAGACAGCAAGTTATCTATTATGGAAGCCAAATGGGGGCTAGTGCCGGACATGGCAGGCTTAGTGGCGCTGAGGCAAATAATGCCCAAGGATCAGGCGATGTTACTCAGCCTTACGGCCAAAGTGTTGTCGGGCGAAGAGGCGAGTCGCTTAGGGTTAGTGACTCAGCTAAGTGATCATCCTATGTTAAGCGCGCAGCAATTGGCTCAGGAGCTTCTCAATACCTCCCCCGATGCCGCAGCGGCGATCAAGTTGAGCATCAATCGTAGCTGGACGGCTTCGATTCGTGCACTTCTTTGCCGTGAGTCGTGGAGCCAAGTGAGACTGTTACTTGGTAAAAATCGCGCGATTGCGGCGACGCGTCAGCTAAAGGATCCCAACAAAGCCTATCAAGATCGCCAATCGGGTTGGTAG
- a CDS encoding GGDEF domain-containing protein yields MSNDQSAMNELHWLIDMVQTIEVGLVVLDRDYNIQLWNGFMENHSGVSPNSIKGQNLFTRFPELPATWLKQKMESVFMLKNRAFISWEQRPYVFQFKNYRPITGRADFMYQNVTLLPLASLTGKITHISVIIYDVTDIAVNKLQLKAANEQLERLSQTDGLTQLHNRRHWQQCLEHEFDLHARYSGMSSLVMIDIDHFKRINDTYGHVAGDKVIQHIAHILSHSLRETDCVGRYGGEEFAVVMPNTCGADALNFTERLRERIADSTIVYEGLKIKVTVSLGVCEIGKHITSSSGWISCSDKALYEAKQKGRNCSVLHTEQTSGY; encoded by the coding sequence ATGTCAAACGATCAAAGCGCAATGAACGAACTCCATTGGCTTATCGATATGGTGCAAACCATCGAAGTGGGTCTAGTGGTATTAGATCGCGATTATAATATCCAACTGTGGAACGGCTTTATGGAAAACCATAGCGGCGTATCCCCTAATTCGATTAAAGGGCAAAACCTGTTCACCCGTTTTCCTGAGCTACCAGCGACTTGGTTAAAGCAAAAGATGGAATCGGTTTTTATGCTGAAAAATCGAGCCTTTATCAGCTGGGAACAAAGACCCTACGTGTTTCAGTTTAAAAACTACCGCCCCATTACCGGACGGGCCGATTTTATGTACCAGAACGTGACGCTGTTGCCTCTGGCCTCATTAACCGGAAAAATCACCCATATCAGCGTGATTATTTATGATGTCACCGACATCGCCGTTAACAAGCTACAGCTCAAGGCCGCCAACGAGCAGTTAGAACGCCTCAGCCAGACCGATGGCCTGACACAGCTCCATAATCGCCGCCATTGGCAACAATGTTTAGAGCATGAATTTGATCTCCACGCCCGTTATTCGGGGATGTCGAGCTTGGTCATGATAGACATAGACCATTTCAAAAGAATCAACGATACCTACGGCCATGTCGCGGGTGATAAGGTAATTCAGCATATCGCCCATATCCTAAGCCATTCATTACGGGAGACCGATTGTGTCGGCCGCTATGGTGGTGAGGAGTTTGCAGTGGTCATGCCCAATACTTGTGGCGCCGATGCCCTCAACTTTACCGAGCGTTTGCGGGAAAGAATTGCCGACTCCACCATAGTGTACGAAGGGCTGAAGATAAAAGTCACAGTAAGCCTAGGCGTGTGTGAAATTGGCAAACATATCACTAGCAGCTCTGGCTGGATTTCATGCTCAGACAAAGCCTTATACGAAGCCAAGCAAAAGGGACGTAACTGTAGCGTCCTGCACACCGAACAAACTAGTGGTTACTAA
- a CDS encoding response regulator, whose product MTISVLICDDSAMARKQMARTLPKEWDVEITYATNGAEGLDAIRAGKGEVVFLDLNMPVMDGYEVLQTVQQNDLPALIIVVSGDIQIKAHERVKALGALDFIQKPVSADAISNILQEYGILTLTQKDQAEETPMIKVDMRDACQEIANVAMGRAADLLAKLLDVFVLLPIPNVNVLEVSELTMALKATEESSTVSALCQGFIGAGVAGEALLLFHDSSFQDMAKLMGLANPEDISTEIEVLIDTGNVLIGAFLNGISEQLDMKFSQAHPVVLGRHCTVNDLIHDNSEKWHRTLAMEINYRIENHNVQCDLLLLFTEDSIPTLSYKLGYLLD is encoded by the coding sequence ATGACAATCTCTGTACTCATCTGTGACGACTCCGCCATGGCGCGCAAACAAATGGCTCGCACCCTACCGAAAGAATGGGATGTCGAGATCACCTACGCCACCAATGGCGCCGAGGGTTTAGATGCCATTCGCGCAGGTAAAGGCGAAGTTGTCTTCCTCGACCTCAATATGCCAGTCATGGATGGTTATGAAGTGCTGCAAACAGTGCAGCAAAACGATCTCCCCGCGCTGATTATTGTGGTCTCGGGTGATATTCAGATCAAAGCCCATGAAAGAGTGAAAGCCTTAGGGGCATTGGATTTTATTCAAAAGCCCGTCAGTGCCGACGCCATCAGTAATATCCTGCAGGAATACGGCATCCTCACCCTAACGCAGAAAGATCAAGCGGAAGAAACGCCGATGATCAAAGTCGATATGCGTGACGCCTGCCAAGAGATCGCTAACGTAGCCATGGGACGCGCCGCCGATCTATTAGCCAAACTTCTCGATGTTTTTGTCCTCTTACCTATTCCAAACGTGAACGTGCTCGAAGTCAGTGAGCTGACGATGGCGCTCAAAGCGACGGAAGAAAGCTCAACGGTATCAGCCCTCTGCCAAGGATTTATTGGTGCGGGCGTAGCGGGTGAAGCCCTGCTGCTATTCCACGATTCGAGCTTTCAAGACATGGCGAAACTCATGGGGCTAGCCAATCCAGAGGACATTAGCACCGAGATTGAAGTCTTGATCGACACAGGCAACGTATTGATTGGCGCCTTCCTAAACGGGATCTCAGAGCAGCTCGACATGAAGTTCAGCCAGGCTCACCCTGTCGTGCTAGGCCGCCACTGTACGGTGAACGATCTTATCCATGATAACTCGGAAAAATGGCACAGAACCTTAGCAATGGAGATTAACTATCGTATTGAAAATCATAATGTCCAATGCGATTTGTTACTGCTATTTACCGAAGACTCTATTCCGACGCTCAGTTATAAGCTCGGTTATTTACTCGATTAA
- a CDS encoding DUF3530 family protein — translation MARIIPSLLSLALALASASLFAADPSTQAPDPNTQASETSTQAPESAPESSPQAPESNAQAPETTPQNAETNQASKAPNGQAAAKRISSYLPASEIKQITIDDQPLELLVRSWEGRKKLGAAIILPATNGTADAPGLMAFVRRNINAAGWASLSLTPPTEPPAPNFATPATEVTSAGAAQLSSPSNKPSQKVKPEQSNKHLLEQEDFLVKSMSQLDSVGTDFPGKRVLITADQSAGLLISLLSQKKIADPDVLIVINPYSEDEARNQVIAEKLAKLTMPILDIQSPDGHPASLETAEQRKSLAVTLEAPNYRQTTLALNLDNESAWQNCLSAIRGFAARMSGAN, via the coding sequence ATGGCGCGTATTATCCCCTCGTTATTGAGCCTAGCCTTAGCTCTCGCCAGTGCGAGCTTATTCGCCGCCGATCCCAGCACTCAAGCGCCAGACCCCAATACTCAGGCGTCAGAAACAAGTACTCAAGCACCTGAATCTGCACCTGAATCCAGCCCGCAGGCGCCAGAATCTAATGCTCAGGCGCCAGAGACAACTCCCCAAAACGCCGAGACGAACCAAGCGAGCAAAGCGCCCAATGGGCAAGCTGCGGCGAAAAGAATAAGCAGTTATTTACCCGCGAGTGAAATCAAGCAGATCACCATAGATGATCAACCGCTCGAACTCTTAGTTCGTTCATGGGAAGGCCGCAAAAAACTCGGCGCTGCGATTATCTTACCCGCCACCAATGGCACCGCCGATGCGCCCGGATTAATGGCGTTTGTCAGACGTAATATCAATGCTGCTGGCTGGGCCAGTTTAAGCCTTACCCCGCCCACAGAGCCGCCCGCCCCCAACTTTGCCACCCCAGCAACCGAAGTGACCTCCGCAGGGGCGGCGCAGTTAAGCAGTCCTTCGAATAAACCGAGCCAAAAAGTGAAACCCGAGCAGAGCAATAAGCATTTGCTTGAGCAGGAAGACTTTTTAGTCAAAAGCATGTCACAGCTCGACAGCGTAGGCACCGACTTTCCCGGTAAACGGGTACTGATCACCGCCGATCAAAGTGCGGGATTATTGATAAGCCTATTAAGCCAAAAGAAAATTGCCGATCCCGATGTATTAATCGTCATCAACCCCTACAGCGAAGATGAGGCGCGTAACCAAGTCATTGCCGAAAAACTGGCCAAGCTCACTATGCCAATACTCGATATTCAATCGCCCGATGGTCACCCCGCATCGTTAGAAACGGCGGAGCAACGCAAAAGCCTCGCCGTAACGTTAGAGGCGCCGAATTATCGGCAAACGACATTAGCATTAAATCTGGATAACGAGAGTGCATGGCAGAACTGTTTGAGCGCCATAAGGGGATTCGCCGCCCGTATGAGCGGCGCCAATTGA